Below is a window of Vibrio gazogenes DNA.
GCGAGAATATCCGCAGCTTTGACGATGGCTTTATACTCAGCATCGACATATTTTTGTACCAGTAAACCGGTGAACTCATCACGCAGGTCTTCCGGCAGGGTATCCAAACACTCTTGCTCAGCTATATCCTCAAGTTTTTTAAAGGCTGCGGTAAATTCCGGGCTATGGTACTTGGTCTTGGAATTGATATCCTGCAGCTTGGTTTCAGAGATCTCATGATAAATTGCAATCACTGCCGCTCTTTCCGGATTCAGTTTGCCGCCGAAGCGTTTATTTTTAATCACCGTCAGCAAATGCGCGATGACAGCGACCTGATGTGAATGCTCGGAGACATTCTCTTCCTGAAAACAGTGCATCAGTGCCCAACGTTTGATCAGCGGCATCCGCGTGACCCATGCCATGAACGTACTTGGTTTTTTCTTCACTGGATTATCCTTTACAACTGAGGAGATACGGGGCGATGAACAAATATCATCACATATCGGCTATGGTACATGATTTGGGGGTGGTGCGTCTCACTGTTTGGGGGACGGTCAGAGATGTGATTAAATTGATTGAGTTTGAGTGCACCAAACCACCGCATTGTAGCGGTGGTTATTCAAAGTCTGACGATCAGTTTTTAACTTTAACCAGTGTCGAGCAATGGCTTTAGTTAAGCTGAAAGCGTGAAGAAACCTCACTTAAGCTCTGACTGGTGGATTTTAGATCCTCACTGAGTTTTTCAGTGTCGTGGACACTCCGGTAAATATCCTGAGACATTTGGTGAATCTCATTGATGCTGTGAGCCAGTTCTCTCGCCACATCCACTTGTTGCTCGGTTGCCGCGGCAATCATGTGACTCATACCATCGATGGTTGTTGCAGAGGTCATGACATGGCCAATACTTTCTTGGCTGCTGCGGGCT
It encodes the following:
- the yfbR gene encoding 5'-deoxynucleotidase; amino-acid sequence: MKKKPSTFMAWVTRMPLIKRWALMHCFQEENVSEHSHQVAVIAHLLTVIKNKRFGGKLNPERAAVIAIYHEISETKLQDINSKTKYHSPEFTAAFKKLEDIAEQECLDTLPEDLRDEFTGLLVQKYVDAEYKAIVKAADILAAYIKTLNELRFNNDEFVHVKEGLDGTIEKLTATMPEVAVFMDVFCDSCTTTFDKISG